A genomic window from Sphingobacterium sp. BN32 includes:
- a CDS encoding efflux RND transporter periplasmic adaptor subunit: MKTNHILTALLLGTGLFLQSCGNKEAGKQGAGPGMQAPATPVTTATVGKEVVTGIRSYPSNVVPLQETEIRAEVSGYITNIYVADGAYVSKGQRLYEIDRVRYAAAVDQARANMEIAKANLARVEKDLQRYEKLADQDAIAKQTLDYAYTDVNNQKAQVQAAQAALTTARTNLQRSVIVAPFSGNIGISQVRTGALVSAGTTLLNTVSSTNPIAVEFQINEKEIAEFTGLQTGKSSTKINLTLPDGSTYGSLGRISTIDRAVDPQTGTLKVRASFDNPANTLRAGLNLTLNVESTTAHEEMVIPYRAIFEQLGSFSVYTVNDSSAVDLKQVSLGQKLGDKVVITNGLQVGERIVVDGVAALKQGAKIVENNNANAQPKK; this comes from the coding sequence ATGAAGACAAATCACATATTAACAGCACTTCTATTAGGAACAGGATTATTTCTACAATCATGTGGAAATAAAGAAGCTGGGAAACAAGGCGCAGGGCCTGGCATGCAAGCACCAGCGACCCCAGTAACAACCGCTACAGTTGGCAAAGAAGTCGTAACGGGCATCCGCTCCTACCCTTCCAATGTTGTTCCTTTACAAGAGACAGAAATACGTGCTGAAGTATCCGGATATATTACAAATATTTATGTTGCCGATGGTGCTTATGTAAGCAAAGGACAACGCCTATACGAGATTGATCGCGTGCGTTATGCTGCTGCTGTTGATCAAGCACGTGCAAATATGGAAATCGCAAAAGCGAACCTTGCTCGTGTTGAAAAGGACTTGCAACGCTATGAGAAACTTGCTGACCAGGACGCGATTGCTAAGCAGACTTTAGACTATGCTTACACCGACGTCAACAACCAAAAAGCACAAGTACAAGCTGCTCAAGCAGCACTAACAACGGCCAGAACAAACTTACAACGCTCGGTTATCGTTGCACCGTTCTCAGGAAATATCGGTATTTCTCAAGTACGTACAGGTGCTTTAGTGAGTGCTGGAACAACGCTTTTAAATACTGTGAGTTCAACAAACCCGATTGCTGTTGAGTTCCAAATCAACGAAAAAGAGATTGCTGAATTTACCGGACTTCAAACTGGCAAGTCATCTACTAAGATTAACCTGACTTTACCTGACGGAAGCACCTACGGATCATTAGGCCGCATCTCTACAATCGACCGCGCTGTCGATCCTCAAACAGGAACGCTAAAAGTACGTGCTTCATTTGATAATCCTGCAAATACCTTACGCGCAGGCTTAAACTTAACATTGAATGTAGAAAGTACAACAGCACACGAAGAAATGGTTATTCCATATCGTGCGATATTCGAACAGTTAGGATCATTCTCAGTGTACACAGTAAATGATAGTAGCGCAGTAGACTTGAAGCAAGTTTCTTTAGGTCAAAAACTTGGAGATAAGGTTGTAATTACCAATGGTCTTCAAGTCGGTGAGCGCATTGTCGTAGACGGTGTTGCCGCATTGAAACAAGGAGCTAAGATTGTTGAAAACAACAATGCGAACGCTCAACCAAAGAAATAA
- a CDS encoding LysM peptidoglycan-binding domain-containing protein encodes MKKQAFKFQSLKKTFIIYSSCFVLMGVATAQAQTNTSQKTETINGKTFIIHTIAAKDTYYQLSRQYGVPVKTIMSANNQKNLRLGDVVRIPTTAAAPAENAAAKKDSTKEVINNVIAEQSGQVLTQYKVGPNETLYSIAKRFATNVESIKSMNNLTSDIVREGQTLKIPDGKIAIQEPAPSEPIELPIPDVNRQQEIEFETNRYGIREKKEKGIGIWMDNLESSGKSNLALHRTAPVGTILKITNPLTKNITFAKVVGKFSDTADSRDAIVILSKSAASNIGAFDKRFLIEITYGAPIEN; translated from the coding sequence ATGAAAAAACAAGCATTCAAATTTCAGTCTTTGAAAAAGACTTTTATTATATATTCTTCGTGTTTTGTATTGATGGGGGTCGCAACGGCACAGGCACAGACAAACACAAGTCAGAAAACAGAAACAATCAACGGAAAGACATTTATCATACATACCATTGCTGCCAAGGATACCTATTATCAATTGAGCAGACAATATGGCGTACCGGTGAAAACAATTATGTCTGCGAACAATCAGAAGAACCTTCGTTTAGGTGATGTTGTTCGTATCCCGACTACCGCAGCAGCTCCTGCTGAGAATGCAGCAGCGAAGAAAGACAGCACGAAAGAGGTGATCAATAACGTTATAGCGGAACAATCCGGACAAGTATTAACACAGTATAAAGTTGGTCCTAACGAGACCTTATATTCCATCGCGAAGCGTTTTGCTACCAATGTAGAGAGTATCAAATCGATGAATAACTTGACTAGTGACATCGTGCGCGAAGGACAAACGCTAAAAATTCCTGATGGAAAAATTGCTATCCAGGAACCCGCTCCTTCGGAGCCCATCGAGTTACCTATTCCAGATGTAAACCGTCAGCAAGAGATTGAATTCGAGACAAATCGCTATGGCATTCGCGAGAAAAAAGAAAAGGGTATCGGTATTTGGATGGACAATCTAGAATCAAGTGGAAAGAGCAATCTAGCGCTACATCGCACCGCTCCTGTAGGAACAATCTTAAAGATTACGAATCCTTTGACGAAAAATATTACCTTTGCGAAAGTTGTAGGAAAATTTTCTGATACGGCCGATAGCCGCGATGCAATCGTTATTCTCTCGAAATCGGCAGCATCCAATATTGGTGCTTTCGACAAACGTTTCTTAATAGAAATTACCTACGGCGCTCCAATCGAAAATTAA
- a CDS encoding nodulation protein NfeD — MNKFTKYILGIIVICLLTILNSKAQSVYSVQIKDDIGPNAWRTLKNAVKEAKANKSNYLLLELNTYGGALNFADSMRTALLNAAPMKTIAYVNNNAASAGALISLATDYIYMQDGSSFGAASVVNQSGELLPEKYQSYMRGLMRATAEAKGRDPKLAEAFVDPSISIPTLKEDGKLLTLTTQEAVKIGLAKKEVKSQANIFSDLQISSPDVIAHQTTLIDMIIGFLINPLVSGILIIGIIGGIYFEMQSPGIGFALVVALVCATLFFAPLYLQGLADHWEIAIFVLGVILIALEIFVIPGFGVAGISGIILILCGLAFSMVANDYFDFKLAQPGLLMNSFIIVIGAMVGAIILAVIFGKNILQSSGFKKLVLEDEQRADVGYTSSVQKINLINKEGIAKTVLRPGGKIEIDNVWYDAVALDGFIDAGEQIYVEKHENYNLFVRKLSERKA; from the coding sequence ATGAACAAATTTACAAAATACATTTTAGGTATTATCGTCATTTGTTTGCTGACCATCCTGAATAGCAAGGCACAATCGGTATATTCTGTACAAATAAAGGACGATATCGGTCCTAATGCTTGGAGAACCCTGAAAAACGCAGTTAAAGAAGCAAAAGCCAATAAATCAAATTATTTATTATTGGAGCTAAATACCTACGGAGGAGCCCTAAATTTTGCCGATTCGATGCGGACTGCACTCTTAAATGCAGCTCCCATGAAGACCATTGCATACGTAAATAACAACGCGGCGTCCGCAGGTGCGTTGATCTCTTTGGCGACCGATTACATCTACATGCAAGACGGTTCAAGTTTTGGTGCAGCATCCGTCGTCAACCAAAGCGGAGAACTGCTCCCTGAGAAATATCAGTCTTATATGCGCGGCTTAATGCGCGCCACTGCCGAAGCTAAGGGGCGAGATCCAAAGCTGGCCGAAGCCTTTGTCGACCCAAGTATCTCTATACCGACATTGAAGGAGGATGGTAAACTGCTCACACTGACCACACAAGAAGCCGTGAAGATAGGCCTCGCAAAGAAAGAAGTGAAAAGTCAAGCCAATATATTCTCTGACCTGCAAATCAGCAGTCCCGATGTAATAGCACATCAGACCACTTTAATCGATATGATCATTGGGTTCCTTATTAATCCTTTAGTCAGTGGTATTCTGATCATAGGTATTATTGGCGGTATTTATTTTGAAATGCAGTCTCCGGGTATTGGCTTTGCACTGGTCGTTGCCTTAGTCTGTGCGACCTTATTTTTCGCACCCTTGTATTTGCAGGGCCTTGCAGATCATTGGGAGATTGCGATATTTGTCCTCGGCGTCATACTGATAGCCTTGGAAATATTCGTGATACCAGGGTTTGGTGTCGCCGGCATATCCGGAATTATTCTGATATTATGCGGATTAGCATTCTCAATGGTTGCTAATGATTACTTTGATTTTAAACTTGCTCAACCAGGGCTCTTAATGAACTCATTTATAATTGTAATAGGCGCGATGGTCGGAGCGATCATTCTAGCCGTAATTTTTGGAAAAAATATACTTCAATCTTCAGGATTCAAGAAACTGGTACTGGAGGATGAACAACGCGCTGATGTAGGATATACTTCTTCGGTGCAAAAGATCAATCTGATAAATAAAGAAGGAATTGCTAAGACGGTACTCCGCCCCGGGGGAAAAATAGAGATTGACAATGTATGGTATGATGCCGTTGCATTAGACGGTTTTATCGACGCTGGAGAACAGATTTATGTCGAAAAGCATGAAAACTATAACTTATTTGTCCGGAAACTCTCTGAGCGCAAAGCATAA
- a CDS encoding MFS transporter, whose amino-acid sequence MTNQEPNTKNVWILVFVAALGYFVDIYDLIIFSIVRIQSFTDIGVPVEEMRTKGEFVLNMQMGGLLIGGIIWGVLGDKYGRIKVLFGSILMYSVANIANGFVQDVTTYGIIRFIAGIGLAGELGAGITLVSETMHRKKRGYGTMIVAGVGVLGAILAYYISEWYSWRTACFVGGGMGLLLLLMRVGVFESGMFNQISDKKVAKGKISMLFTDKARFKRYLYCLCIGLPIWFVVGVLVTQAPEIGQALHAETVLSAGKGVMFTYLGISLGDFLAGLIAQIFKSRKKVVLVYQLVILLFSCIYLTRYGITETEFLWLAFFMGLGVGYWATFITIAAEQFGTNIRATVTTTAPNFVRGALIPSTILYGVFVNWVGILPAAIIMIVLLSGIAIFALSRLKESFDKDLNFIEE is encoded by the coding sequence ATGACTAATCAAGAACCTAACACAAAGAATGTGTGGATATTGGTATTCGTGGCGGCGCTCGGATACTTCGTCGATATCTACGACCTCATTATTTTTTCTATTGTTAGAATTCAATCTTTCACGGATATCGGTGTCCCTGTTGAGGAGATGCGGACTAAAGGAGAGTTTGTGTTGAATATGCAAATGGGAGGGCTGCTTATCGGTGGGATAATTTGGGGCGTTCTAGGCGATAAATATGGACGCATTAAAGTACTCTTTGGTTCGATACTGATGTATTCCGTCGCAAACATTGCAAATGGTTTTGTACAAGATGTCACAACGTATGGCATCATACGGTTTATTGCGGGTATAGGTTTAGCCGGGGAGCTGGGGGCCGGTATTACGCTCGTGAGTGAAACGATGCATCGGAAGAAGCGTGGATATGGAACGATGATTGTCGCTGGTGTAGGTGTTCTAGGGGCTATTTTAGCCTATTATATTTCTGAATGGTACAGCTGGAGAACAGCCTGTTTTGTGGGTGGAGGAATGGGATTGCTGTTGCTTCTGATGCGCGTAGGCGTATTCGAATCAGGGATGTTCAATCAAATAAGCGACAAAAAGGTTGCAAAGGGAAAGATCTCGATGCTATTTACCGATAAAGCGCGCTTTAAACGCTATCTCTACTGCCTATGTATCGGACTGCCGATATGGTTTGTTGTCGGTGTGCTGGTTACTCAAGCGCCAGAGATAGGGCAGGCCTTGCATGCGGAAACGGTATTGAGCGCAGGAAAGGGCGTTATGTTTACCTATTTAGGAATATCGCTTGGCGATTTTCTCGCGGGGCTAATCGCGCAAATATTTAAGTCTAGAAAGAAAGTCGTATTGGTTTACCAGTTGGTTATTCTTTTATTCTCCTGTATCTACCTCACGCGTTACGGTATCACGGAAACTGAGTTCCTATGGCTTGCCTTCTTTATGGGATTGGGAGTTGGTTATTGGGCGACCTTTATCACGATTGCAGCAGAGCAATTCGGCACCAATATAAGAGCGACCGTAACGACGACAGCGCCTAACTTTGTGCGCGGGGCACTGATTCCATCAACAATACTTTATGGCGTTTTTGTCAACTGGGTGGGGATACTCCCGGCAGCAATCATCATGATTGTGCTACTCTCGGGAATAGCAATCTTTGCCCTGAGCCGTCTGAAGGAGAGCTTTGACAAGGATTTAAATTTTATCGAGGAATAA
- a CDS encoding SCO family protein, whose amino-acid sequence MNRLFSSAILAVFLSGIFACSSSDRKLPIYGERTPVEKEIDGKKVVDTVYQTIPDFSFLNQDSVQLTQDFFKGKIYVANFFFTHCPSICPTMQRNLLKAYEKYKGNDKIAFLSHSIDFKYDQPYILKDYANKLGVDNDQWQFVNGSKADIYGMADRYLVYAKEDANAPGGYDHQGYLVIIDPDKRIRGAYDGTDQTQVNKLLEDLDVILKEYK is encoded by the coding sequence ATGAATAGACTATTCAGTTCAGCCATCCTAGCAGTATTTCTAAGCGGTATATTCGCTTGTTCATCATCGGACAGGAAACTGCCAATCTATGGAGAAAGAACGCCTGTGGAGAAAGAAATAGATGGTAAAAAGGTAGTTGACACGGTTTATCAAACTATTCCTGACTTCAGCTTTTTAAATCAGGATAGCGTTCAACTAACGCAGGACTTTTTTAAAGGGAAGATCTATGTTGCCAATTTCTTTTTCACACATTGTCCGAGCATCTGCCCGACGATGCAGCGTAATCTGTTGAAGGCCTACGAGAAATATAAAGGGAATGATAAGATCGCTTTCCTTTCGCACAGCATCGATTTTAAATACGATCAGCCTTATATCCTAAAGGACTATGCCAACAAACTAGGCGTTGATAACGATCAATGGCAGTTTGTGAATGGTTCAAAGGCGGATATCTATGGTATGGCGGATCGCTATCTAGTTTATGCGAAAGAGGACGCGAATGCTCCCGGAGGCTATGACCACCAAGGCTATTTAGTAATCATTGACCCTGACAAAAGAATTCGCGGCGCCTATGACGGAACCGATCAAACACAGGTCAACAAGTTGTTAGAAGACTTAGATGTTATATTAAAAGAGTATAAGTAA
- a CDS encoding TetR/AcrR family transcriptional regulator yields MNIQLTEKKEQIILSTLNLIHHYGFHGTPMSKIAKEANVAVGSIYHYFPSKEDLIIELYWYCKEKLNCDVFTGLTQEQSYEYRFKTIWKRWIGFYQQNIEIFGFLDQFYGSPFYEEVRNNVLGQKAERNKLIHFIDEGIREKHLKDLNVRLILSIYLGGAISLFRNCLVSKEDILEEEMNQLVEIIWNGVKI; encoded by the coding sequence ATGAACATTCAATTGACAGAAAAAAAAGAGCAAATCATCCTTAGTACGCTTAACTTAATCCATCACTATGGATTTCATGGGACTCCTATGAGCAAGATTGCGAAGGAAGCCAATGTGGCTGTAGGCTCTATTTACCATTACTTCCCTTCAAAGGAAGATTTAATTATTGAACTGTATTGGTATTGCAAGGAGAAATTGAATTGCGATGTCTTTACGGGACTCACGCAGGAGCAATCCTACGAATATCGATTTAAAACAATCTGGAAGCGTTGGATTGGCTTTTACCAGCAGAACATAGAAATCTTCGGATTTCTAGATCAGTTTTATGGTTCTCCTTTTTACGAGGAGGTCCGAAACAATGTGTTGGGACAAAAAGCAGAACGAAACAAATTAATTCATTTCATCGACGAAGGAATTCGAGAAAAACATTTGAAAGATCTAAATGTTCGTTTAATACTCTCGATCTATCTGGGAGGCGCTATCTCCCTCTTTCGCAACTGTTTAGTATCGAAAGAGGACATTCTGGAAGAGGAAATGAATCAATTAGTAGAAATTATTTGGAACGGCGTTAAAATATAA
- a CDS encoding TolC family protein codes for MRLKFKEIVVYLSVACTTIGISQAQQAGSLNSNATLDELINYALSNKIELKQAQIDKEIGEREIASALSGWFPQINANGNYTHNIQLPTANINGQNINMGQKNTASLVFQADQAIINPGLFQASKASRFIREQNNLNIEDTRINTVVDVSKAYYDILTSEEQINIINENIARLQRQYTEANARYETGLVDKTDYKRAQISLNNANAELKSANEFRRYKYDYLKTLLGLNPSAPVSLSFENQNMESNILLDTTELLQYANRVEIKQLQTLQNLQKLNTQYQKWNYLPRLGAFANYGLNYRNNQFGDLFQDNFPNSSVGLSLSIPIFQGTKRVQEIRKSELQESRLDLEMENLENQIGAQYSAAMASYRANMNEWRNAKENMDLSEEVYNTIKLQYDAGVKTYLELMTAETDLKTSQLNYLNALYAVLSSKLDIQKALGTVNISN; via the coding sequence ATGAGATTAAAATTTAAGGAAATCGTAGTATACCTATCGGTAGCTTGTACTACCATCGGTATTAGCCAAGCGCAACAAGCTGGTTCTTTGAACAGCAATGCCACGCTTGACGAGCTAATCAACTATGCATTAAGCAACAAGATCGAGCTAAAGCAAGCACAGATCGACAAGGAAATTGGAGAACGTGAAATTGCATCAGCACTATCAGGCTGGTTTCCACAGATTAACGCTAATGGAAATTACACGCATAATATACAGCTTCCTACCGCGAACATCAATGGTCAGAATATCAACATGGGACAAAAAAACACCGCATCATTGGTATTTCAAGCTGACCAAGCGATCATTAACCCGGGATTGTTTCAAGCATCCAAGGCCTCAAGATTTATTCGCGAACAAAACAATTTGAATATAGAAGACACACGCATTAACACCGTGGTCGACGTTAGCAAAGCTTACTATGATATCCTTACTAGTGAGGAGCAAATAAATATCATCAATGAAAACATCGCTCGCTTACAAAGACAATACACTGAAGCCAACGCACGCTATGAAACAGGTCTAGTCGATAAGACAGATTATAAACGTGCGCAGATTTCATTGAACAATGCAAATGCAGAACTTAAATCGGCAAACGAGTTTCGCCGTTATAAATATGATTACCTGAAGACCTTGTTGGGACTAAACCCATCAGCCCCGGTTAGCTTATCATTCGAAAACCAAAACATGGAGTCGAACATCCTTTTAGATACCACCGAGCTATTGCAATATGCAAACCGTGTTGAAATTAAACAATTGCAGACCTTACAAAATCTGCAAAAGTTGAATACACAGTATCAAAAATGGAACTACCTTCCACGATTAGGTGCATTCGCAAACTACGGTCTAAACTATAGAAACAATCAATTCGGTGATCTATTTCAAGACAACTTCCCGAACTCCAGCGTAGGATTGAGCCTATCTATTCCGATCTTCCAAGGAACGAAACGCGTTCAGGAAATCCGCAAGTCGGAGCTTCAAGAGTCTAGACTGGATTTAGAAATGGAGAATCTGGAGAATCAAATTGGCGCACAGTATTCCGCTGCTATGGCATCTTACCGTGCCAACATGAACGAATGGAGAAATGCAAAAGAAAACATGGACTTGTCTGAAGAGGTGTACAACACCATCAAACTTCAATACGACGCAGGTGTAAAGACTTACTTAGAGCTTATGACTGCAGAGACCGATCTGAAGACCAGTCAATTAAATTACCTGAATGCACTTTATGCGGTATTATCAAGCAAACTAGACATTCAGAAAGCATTAGGAACAGTAAACATTAGCAATTAA
- a CDS encoding cytochrome c has translation MLRRSTYFILSLVFGLYSLFSCQSGLSVETMQYATNGQKVYTTHCQNCHGANGEGLGKLYPPLTDTLFLNVNRDKLACIVKNGMTGEITVNGVKYNQEMPGVPQMNSTDIAYVLTYVTTYFGNSKTHFTKEQIEKYLATCE, from the coding sequence ATGCTCCGACGATCTACCTATTTCATCTTGAGTCTTGTCTTTGGGTTATATTCGTTATTCTCCTGTCAGTCGGGATTAAGCGTCGAAACCATGCAATATGCCACCAATGGGCAAAAAGTCTATACGACGCATTGTCAAAATTGCCATGGAGCAAACGGTGAGGGATTGGGAAAACTTTATCCTCCTCTAACGGACACGCTGTTTCTAAATGTTAATCGCGACAAACTAGCTTGTATCGTTAAGAATGGTATGACTGGGGAAATAACCGTTAATGGCGTTAAATATAACCAAGAAATGCCAGGTGTGCCTCAGATGAACTCAACGGACATCGCATACGTGTTGACTTACGTGACGACGTATTTTGGAAATAGTAAAACACATTTTACCAAAGAACAAATAGAAAAGTACTTGGCAACCTGTGAATAG
- a CDS encoding hotdog fold domain-containing protein, with the protein MKWALRIYPPFFFQRIWVKNILDNYLGADLKIFKSIFNINSNNTIFGGTIFSAIDPFYPILLDQYFKHQGILRTVAWLKTAHIEYRKPGRTSMKFSIRLDEEVLKEALETIQTHGKVVKTFATHVYDKNGTLCAVAHNEIYIRNLDFDFDSYYKQKASQEANSIQQ; encoded by the coding sequence ATGAAATGGGCGCTAAGAATTTATCCGCCCTTCTTCTTCCAGCGGATTTGGGTGAAAAACATCTTGGACAATTACCTGGGTGCCGACCTGAAGATCTTCAAGAGTATTTTCAATATCAATTCGAACAATACTATTTTCGGAGGAACGATCTTTTCTGCCATTGACCCCTTCTATCCCATCCTATTAGATCAGTATTTTAAGCATCAGGGTATCCTCCGCACCGTTGCCTGGTTAAAGACGGCTCATATTGAATATAGAAAACCCGGGCGAACGAGCATGAAGTTCAGCATACGTTTGGATGAGGAAGTACTGAAGGAGGCTTTGGAAACCATACAAACGCATGGTAAAGTCGTGAAGACTTTTGCGACACATGTCTACGACAAGAACGGTACGCTTTGCGCGGTTGCGCATAATGAGATCTACATTCGAAATCTAGACTTTGATTTCGACTCCTACTACAAACAAAAAGCTTCTCAGGAAGCGAATTCTATACAACAATAA
- a CDS encoding transposase, with protein sequence MKNLAFITLGISMAMVSCQNNTDETKNQKLGAEAIRIHDEIMPQISTFDKTTVKIDSILANLAEIKSAKADLDTAAARVELTNLQDSIEAATDNMMTWMKDYDAASTDDAYQQKELDKITAMQKQFESVANQINKSLTPFNQ encoded by the coding sequence ATGAAAAATTTAGCTTTTATTACATTAGGAATCAGCATGGCTATGGTATCTTGCCAAAACAATACTGATGAAACCAAAAACCAAAAGCTAGGCGCTGAAGCCATCAGAATACATGATGAAATCATGCCTCAAATTTCTACGTTTGATAAAACGACGGTTAAAATTGATTCCATCCTTGCCAATCTTGCTGAAATCAAATCAGCAAAAGCAGATTTAGATACTGCAGCTGCGCGCGTTGAATTGACGAATCTGCAGGATAGCATTGAAGCGGCAACTGATAACATGATGACCTGGATGAAGGATTATGACGCTGCTAGCACCGATGATGCTTATCAACAAAAAGAACTAGACAAGATTACGGCAATGCAAAAACAGTTTGAAAGTGTTGCTAATCAAATCAATAAATCATTAACTCCATTTAATCAATAA
- a CDS encoding uridine kinase — MDKPYVIGIAGSSGSGKTFFLKSFLDHFSPDEITLISQDDYYIPANTKTQEENRLYNFDLPTSIDRNAFYSDIKDLFDGKTVYKEEYTFNNPALTPKMLEIKPARILVVEGLFIFHYDEVNQLLDYRIFLDAEESIALRRRLRRDLLERGYDHDDVMYKWINHVVPSYNEYLLPFRETCDLVIQNNTDEPAVIQSFTNDIASELRKRIC, encoded by the coding sequence ATGGACAAACCTTACGTAATAGGTATAGCAGGAAGTAGTGGGTCGGGTAAAACCTTTTTCTTAAAAAGCTTCTTAGATCATTTTTCCCCTGATGAGATCACCTTGATTTCTCAGGATGATTATTATATCCCCGCGAACACGAAAACGCAAGAGGAAAACAGATTATATAACTTCGATTTACCCACTTCCATCGATAGAAATGCATTCTACTCGGATATCAAAGATCTATTTGATGGGAAAACGGTATATAAAGAAGAATACACTTTTAATAATCCAGCATTAACACCGAAGATGTTGGAAATTAAACCCGCGCGTATTTTGGTGGTCGAGGGATTATTTATTTTCCATTACGATGAAGTCAATCAGCTATTGGATTATCGGATCTTCCTTGATGCCGAAGAATCCATTGCATTAAGAAGACGTCTTCGAAGAGATTTGTTAGAACGTGGATATGACCATGACGACGTGATGTATAAATGGATTAACCACGTGGTGCCATCTTACAACGAGTACTTGTTACCATTTCGCGAAACTTGTGACCTCGTAATTCAAAATAATACAGACGAGCCGGCGGTTATACAAAGCTTTACGAACGATATCGCATCAGAATTACGTAAAAGAATCTGCTAG